A stretch of the Lactuca sativa cultivar Salinas chromosome 9, Lsat_Salinas_v11, whole genome shotgun sequence genome encodes the following:
- the LOC111889696 gene encoding xylan glycosyltransferase MUCI21 has protein sequence MEGHRRVVCGATQTIGLLAFIYLFYTQSSAFNPIKFCFGNGNLSATLMDGVGVLEDDFQPFLKSLVGDYDLRNLDTSGFACDATLHPLVCVAINHVKIDIKTMEIYTSTRFNSTNSTDFLVKEEENIVQVRPYAWHQSDLLKNVTPVKFLRERQQTPARYCEYNHKVPAVVFSSGVFAGNIFHEFNEIIIPLFITSRLFKSRVQFIFVDYNPYLVEKFKRIFTSLSQYDVLNPMVNKSIHCFPGAVVGLKFHNFLAINPSEVPKGNSILEFRTFLRATYGLTSMNVSETASATPKLLLVSRRKTRSFTNEDEMVDMMEELGFVVVVVRSNKKMSNLDKFAKLVSTCSVLVGAHGAGLTNLMFLPAGAVVVQVVPLGLEWPSTVYYGEPASRMGLHYLDYKIGPEESSLIDSYPRDDPVISDPGSVFAKGYNAGKEMYLDRQNLRVDVNRFKDTLIEALRLLGQTTPSAKR, from the exons ATGGAGGGGCATCGAAGGGTGGTTTGTGGTGCAACTCAAACAATCGGTTTGCTTGCGTTCATCTACTTGTTTTACACTCAATCATCTGCATTCAACCCCATCAAATTTTGCTTCG GAAATGGAAATTTGTCTGCTACATTAATGGATGGAGTTGGCGTTCTTGAAGATGACTTTCAACCATTTCTTAAATCCCTTGTAG GAGATTATGATCTACGAAATCTTGACACGAGTGGCTTCGCTTGTGATGCTACACTTCACCCATTGGTTTGTGTAGCAATTAATCACGTAAAGATAGATATCAAAACCATGGAAATTTATACGTCTACTCGATTCAATTCAACTAATTCTACCGATTTTTTGGTTAAAGAGGAGGAAAACATTGTACAAGTGCGTCCATATGCATGGCACCAATCTGATCTCTTGAAAAATGTAACTCCGGTCAAGTTCCTCCGTGAACGACAACAAACTCCGGCAAGATATTGTGAATACAACCATAAAGTTCCAGCAGTTGTCTTCTCATCCGGTGTCTTCGCTGGAAACATATTTCATGAATTCAATGAAATCATAATCCCATTATTCATCACTTCTCGACTATTCAAATCACGAGTTCAGTTCATTTTCGTTGATTACAACCCTTATTTGGTAGAGAAGTTTAAGCGAATTTTCACGAGCTTATCGCAATACGATGTCTTGAATCCAATGGTGAACAAGAGCATTCATTGCTTTCCCGGAGCTGTGGTTGGtctcaagttccataactttttAGCCATAAATCCGTCTGAAGTTCCCAAAGGGAACTCCATTTTAGAATTCAGAACGTTTCTCAGAGCAACGTATGGTTTGACGAGCATGAATGTTTCCGAAACGGCTTCTGCAACACCGAAGTTGCTTCTTGTGTCTCGCCGGAAAACAAGGTCGTTCACCAACGAAGATGAAATGGTCGACATGATGGAAGAATTAGGGTTCGTGGTAGTGGTGGTGAGGAGTAACAAAAAGATGTCAAACTTGGATAAATTTGCAAAGCTAGTGAGCACGTGCAGTGTTCTCGTCGGAGCTCACGGCGCCGGGTTAACAAACCTGATGTTTTTGCCGGCGGGAGCGGTGGTGGTTCAGGTGGTGCCATTAGGGTTGGAGTGGCCTTCAACGGTTTATTATGGTGAGCCGGCATCCCGTATGGGGTTGCATTACTTGGATTATAAGATTGGACCGGAGGAAAGTTCGCTTATTGACTCGTATCCACGTGATGACCCAGTTATTTCGGATCCAGGATCCGTATTCGCTAAAGGGTATAATGCTGGAAAGGAAATGTATTTAGATAGACAGAATTTAAGGGTTGATGTGAATAGGTTTAAGGATACTCTTATTGAAGCACTTAGACTACTCGGACAAACAACCCCTTCAGCCAAACGATGA